The genomic window CTTCCAGACCGGGCGGTTGGCGCTGGCGGAACTCACGGATATTCCACGGCCCGGACAAATAGAAGGCGGTGAAGCCGCGGAAGAACTCGTCCCAGACGTTGGAGATCTGGGTCTCGGACATCTTCGGCGCCCAGCCCTGCTCGAACATGTTGTCGTAGAAGGCCAGCGTGCGCTGGAAACCGGGGCTGCGGAAGTTGCCACGGGTATTGGCATCGCGCAGCAAAGTATCTTCCTGCTGCAGGGCGAACGAGAGCTGTGGCTCGAACTCGTTCAAGGGCATCAGCACCGGATAGCCTCGCGCGCCCATGATCTTCTTCAGCGCCGCGTTCATCTGCTCCCATTCGGCCCAGGTGCGCGGCGGCTGCGTGTAGCCGGCCTTGCGCAGCAGATCCTTGCGGTAGAACAGCAGCCGCGTATCCACGTACCAGGGAATGCCGACCAGCTCGCCGTCGACGACATTGGTATCCCAGATGCCGGCAAAGTAATCCTGTTGATCGATGCCGGTGGACGCATCCACCAGCGGCTGCAGCGGGGTCAGCGCCTGCAGGGTGGCGAATTCGGCAATCCAGGTATTGCCGAGCTGGCAGACATCCGGCAAGCCATCGGCAGCATAGGCGGTCAGCAGTTTTTCATGCGCGGCCGTCCATGGAATGTTCTGCACATCCACATGGATGCCGGGGTTTTCGGCCTCGAACTCGCGCACCAGCTCGCCGACCACTTCGGCCTCGCGGCCCATCGCCCAGAACCGCAGGGTGGTGCCCTGCTCCGGCTTGCTGCAGCCGGCAAGCAGCAACACCATCAGCACCGCCAGCGCGCGGATCATTGGCCGCGCTTCACTGTTTCTTCGCCGCTGGCGGGGCGGGCTGCTGGCTGGCCGCTTTCTGCTCGGCCGCCGCTGCAGCGCGCGATTCGGCAATGCCCGAGGCACGTGCCGATGCGGCCTGCTCGTCCTTCTGCAGCGGTTGGAAGCTGTCTTCCGGCGCCAACCAGCCACCAGTGAACCCTGCCCGCTCCAGGCCCTTGCGGATGTAGGGGTTCTTTTTCATCACCTCCCACACGAATTCGTCGCGGTAGTTGGCGATGCCGGCCAGGATCGGGCCCTGGTCGATGGCGATGTAATCGCTGGCAACCCAGCCGCGCTCGGGGATCAACCGCCCGGTCTTGAGCGGGATGTCGTAGCTGAAACTGGGGTTGAACGAATCCAGGAAGCCGTAGCTGGAATACAGGTAATCGCCGTAGCGCTTGTGCATCTCCACCGTGGCCGGGATCACCACCTCGGGTGCGTATGGCAGTGAGGAAATCGCCGCCGAGGGCACGATGGTGCCGTCGTCGAAGTTCTCGCGCAGGCCGGCACCGCGTGCCGAATAGTGACGGAACTGGCGTTGCTCACCCTTGTATTCCTGGGTGGTGTTCTGCGGCCCGTCACCGGCGGTGAGCCCCCACACATTGGCGCTGTAATCCTTCCACTGCATCGGGTTTTCAATCGCGTATTCGCGTTGCGCAAGCGTGGCGCGGCGGCTGTTGAGGAAATAGTCGATGCCGCGCTCGCGCATGTACGCGTCCTGGATATCGCGGAAGTCGATCCAGACATGGCTGTACTGGTGGCCAAACAACGGCCCGAACGACAGATATTCCTGGCCCTGGTAAACACCCCAGTCGTTGTCGTAGGTACGCGACCATACCGTCCACGTGTCAGGCTCGACCGGATGCGTCGGCGAGCCCAGCGCCAGCACGTACAACATCATTGCTTCGTTGTAGCCCATCCAGTCGTGCTGGATGAAGCCGCTTTCCGGGAACCATCCCATCGAGACCAACGGCTTGTTGCGTTGCAGCCACTGCCAGTCCACACGCTTGTACAGCGTGTCGGCAATCTGCCGGATCTCCTTCTCGCGCGGATCGTCCTGGTCGTAGTAGCTCTGCGCGAACAGCACGCCCATCAACAACAGCGCTGTATCCACGCTGGACAGTTCCACCCAGCTGTCATAGCGGCGGCCCTGCTGCATGTCCAGGAAGTGGTAGTAGAAACCCTTGTAACCGGCCTTGCCGGTACGCTGCGGCCCGCTGGGCAGGTCGCGGAAGAACCGCAACGTCAGCAGCGTGCGTTCCACCGCCTGGTTGCGGCTGACCCAGCCGTTCTCGATACCGATTGGATAGGAAGTCAGCGCGAAGCCCACCGAAGCGATGCTGGCGAACGGACGCGACGGGTAGCGGTCGGGAGTGAGCCCGTTCTGCTCGTTGGTGGTGTCCCAGAAGAACTGGAAGGTTCGCCGCTCGATGTCGTCGAACAACGGCGGCAGGTCCGGCTTCATCGGCCGTGGCGGCAGGTCCGCCTCGATCAGGATCACCTGCGGCAATACCTTCGGCATTGGCGGTTCCGGCGCCTTGCCACAGCCCCCCAACAACGCCAACCCGATACCGGCGAGAACACAGGCCAACAACTGCGGGGTACGTGACTTGCTCAAGGCGACATCCATCTTGAAAACATAGCACCACATTCAGGTGGCGAACGCGCAACGCCTATAGGAAACGTCCCGGCCGCCTAGCATACGGCGGCCGGGAGCTTGGTACTTACCAATCCAGACCAAATGACAGCTTGAAAGTACGGGTAGCGTACTGATCCCAGCTGCTGACCACGCCGGTGTTCCAATTGATGCCGTAACCGCCCCAGTTGGTCCAGTTGAAGGCATTGAGCAGGTCGGCGCGGACCTTGAGCTTGAGATCGGTGCCGGTGTCCCAGGTCTTGGTCAACGACATGTCGAACTGCTTGAAGCCAAGGCTGCCACTCGGCTCCCAGCTGTGCGGACGCTCATAGCCACCGTAGGCGTCGGTGCCGTCGATATCCCAGCGCTTGATCTTGCTGGCCAGGGTCAGCTTGCCGGACGCGCTCATGCCCCACGGCAGGTCCGTGAAGCCACTGACAACCAGGCGATGCTTCGGCGCCCAGGCGCCATCGAACCAGCCGCCCTGCTGGAAATACCAGCCGAATACCGGGTCCTTTTCATGGATGTTCTGCTTGGCGTCGGTCAGCGTATAAGCCACGTTGAGGTTCCACGGGCTTTCGGCGGAATACGGCTTGTCCAGGCTCAGCAGCAAGGCGGTGTTCCTGGATTCGAAGCCATTGGTGGCAACGATCAGCGCGCCCAGATCTGGCAGGCCTGGCGCACTCCACGGGCTGCCGTCGGGGCCAAAAACGCCGCCATCGGCATAGCGGTTGCCACGTGAGATCAGCAGACCGTCCTTGTAACGGGTGTGCTGCACGGTGGCCGAACTGTTCCAGTCCTGCCCGCCCATGTTGAAGCTGCTGCGGATGCCAAGGCTGAACTGGTCGGAATACGGTGTCTTCAGCTTGTTGTCGAACATCCACACTTCGCGGCCGGCCTCGCTGGAATCGACCAGCGACATCAGGAAGTCGCGGTCAAGCAGCTGCGGGGTCCAGTCCAGGCAGTCGCCGCCCACCGCACAGGCATGGCCCGGCGAGTTGATCTTGAAACGGCGGGTCGGGAAGGACGCCTTGCTGCGCTCAAGCTGCAGGTAGTCGAACAGGTTGCGGTCGTAGGAACGGCCGACACCGCCGAACACCACCAGCCGCTCATCGCCACTCAGGTCATAGGAGAAGCCCAGCCGCGGCTGGATCGCGTCCTTGAACGGCTTGCGGTTGTTGCCGGTGCTGATATAGCGGTTGATGTCGATGCCGCCCAGCGCCAGCGTCTGCGCATAGGTCTGGCCAGCGCCGGCTTTCGGATCCTGGCTGGCCAGCGAGGCCAGTACGTCCGGTGCGGTAGCGTAATCCAGATAGGACGGCGTCTTTTCGTAATCCCAGCGCAGGCCCAGGTTCAAGGTCAGGCGGTCGGTGACTTCCCAGTCGTCCTGGATGTAGATGCCGAACTGCTTGTTCTTGGACGTCACCGCGCCGCCACCGGTGCCCACTGCCGGGCTGCCGAAGCGCACGAAGTACGGCGCGTCGCCGCCCTGGTTGATGTCGTAATAGAACTGCGGGTTGTAGGGCTGCTGTTCGATCGTGTCCAGGTCCACCTGCTTGTACTTGATGCCGAACTTGAGCGTGTGCCCTT from Stenotrophomonas nitritireducens includes these protein-coding regions:
- a CDS encoding glucoamylase family protein, with translation MPKVLPQVILIEADLPPRPMKPDLPPLFDDIERRTFQFFWDTTNEQNGLTPDRYPSRPFASIASVGFALTSYPIGIENGWVSRNQAVERTLLTLRFFRDLPSGPQRTGKAGYKGFYYHFLDMQQGRRYDSWVELSSVDTALLLMGVLFAQSYYDQDDPREKEIRQIADTLYKRVDWQWLQRNKPLVSMGWFPESGFIQHDWMGYNEAMMLYVLALGSPTHPVEPDTWTVWSRTYDNDWGVYQGQEYLSFGPLFGHQYSHVWIDFRDIQDAYMRERGIDYFLNSRRATLAQREYAIENPMQWKDYSANVWGLTAGDGPQNTTQEYKGEQRQFRHYSARGAGLRENFDDGTIVPSAAISSLPYAPEVVIPATVEMHKRYGDYLYSSYGFLDSFNPSFSYDIPLKTGRLIPERGWVASDYIAIDQGPILAGIANYRDEFVWEVMKKNPYIRKGLERAGFTGGWLAPEDSFQPLQKDEQAASARASGIAESRAAAAAEQKAASQQPAPPAAKKQ
- a CDS encoding TonB-dependent receptor, with product MNKKSNNAMPPRKLLSGALAACLLLGAAPAFAQSTGATIRGQVMADSAPAAQAQITATNIATGLARSVQSTGNGNYSLAGLPPGTYKVDVTAGGKSSSQNITVQVGQTATVNLGVGGVAETGGGSATTLDAVQVTAQAPIETKTSEIATYITPQQIQALPQGTRNFLAFADTVPGMVFEQNPSNGSTKLRGGVQSANNVNVYIDGVGQKNYVTQGGITGQDASRGNPFPQLAIGEYKVITSNYKAEYDQISSAAVTAVTKSGTNEFKGSFFWDYTNQDWRELRESEKNGVGKTRSGEKQYGGSFGGPIVQDRAHFFVTYEGKEYNAPQDLKPGEGRFPDDLPQAWRDQLGATATPFKEDLYFGKLDWSVNDANLLEFTYKRREESEIGNVGGQSARSYGTDTGVTEDRYDLRWQYSNTNWLSDSHLTYEKAFWTKAPVNYGNGSVLTDGSGDDGKQIYRIGAGDGGLQDKGQKGWSFQNDTTFFGWEGHTLKFGIKYKQVDLDTIEQQPYNPQFYYDINQGGDAPYFVRFGSPAVGTGGGAVTSKNKQFGIYIQDDWEVTDRLTLNLGLRWDYEKTPSYLDYATAPDVLASLASQDPKAGAGQTYAQTLALGGIDINRYISTGNNRKPFKDAIQPRLGFSYDLSGDERLVVFGGVGRSYDRNLFDYLQLERSKASFPTRRFKINSPGHACAVGGDCLDWTPQLLDRDFLMSLVDSSEAGREVWMFDNKLKTPYSDQFSLGIRSSFNMGGQDWNSSATVQHTRYKDGLLISRGNRYADGGVFGPDGSPWSAPGLPDLGALIVATNGFESRNTALLLSLDKPYSAESPWNLNVAYTLTDAKQNIHEKDPVFGWYFQQGGWFDGAWAPKHRLVVSGFTDLPWGMSASGKLTLASKIKRWDIDGTDAYGGYERPHSWEPSGSLGFKQFDMSLTKTWDTGTDLKLKVRADLLNAFNWTNWGGYGINWNTGVVSSWDQYATRTFKLSFGLDW
- a CDS encoding sugar ABC transporter substrate-binding protein, whose translation is MIRALAVLMVLLLAGCSKPEQGTTLRFWAMGREAEVVGELVREFEAENPGIHVDVQNIPWTAAHEKLLTAYAADGLPDVCQLGNTWIAEFATLQALTPLQPLVDASTGIDQQDYFAGIWDTNVVDGELVGIPWYVDTRLLFYRKDLLRKAGYTQPPRTWAEWEQMNAALKKIMGARGYPVLMPLNEFEPQLSFALQQEDTLLRDANTRGNFRSPGFQRTLAFYDNMFEQGWAPKMSETQISNVWDEFFRGFTAFYLSGPWNIREFRQRQPPGLEGEWGTTPLPGPDGPGAGIAGGTSLVVFRSSQKKEAAWKLIEFLSRPEIQQRFYTIIGDLPPRRSAWRSPELQNDPLTAAFADQLERVKPTPKVLEWERIAQQMRVVTEQVVRGGLPQDKAVEQLDQQVDDILAKRRWIVEQQADAAAKAAP